A single region of the Malaclemys terrapin pileata isolate rMalTer1 chromosome 2, rMalTer1.hap1, whole genome shotgun sequence genome encodes:
- the VAMP5 gene encoding vesicle-associated membrane protein 5 — MVEEKLEQCQKETEEVTQIMLVNYSKVLDREAKLSTLDDRADELRNMSSTFSRTTKTVAQKKRWENRKYKIFLAVVVVVVVLIILAVVLWLSLRGAGNQAAENRASGNQATKSQVTITQAD, encoded by the exons gtggaggagaagctggagcaATGCCAGAAGGAGACAGAGGAGGTGACTCAGATTATGCTGGTCAACTATTCCAAGGTGCTGGACCGGGAGGCCAAGCTCAGCACCCTGGATGACAGAGCAGATGAGCTCCGCAACATG AGCTCTACCTTTAGCAGGACGACGAAGACGGTGGCGCAGAAGAAGCGCTGGgagaacaggaagtataagatATTCCTGGCGGTGGTAGTGGTGGTCGTGGTGTTGATCATCCTGGCCGTGGTTCTATGGCTGTCGCTGCGCGGGGCCGGGAACCAGGCCGCTGAGAACCGGGCCTCCGGGAACCAGGCCACCAAGAGCCAGGTCACCATCACGCAGGCTGACTGA